From the genome of Plectropomus leopardus isolate mb chromosome 9, YSFRI_Pleo_2.0, whole genome shotgun sequence:
GCCATGCATTTTTGATGACCATATTAAAACCTACTTGTTTTTACAGCTGAGAAATATGGGTCTGTTGTGTCTCATCCTAAGCTAGAGATGATGTGGCTGTACTACTGCAATTCACTTTTTACTTGTCTTGGCAAATCAACTCTGAAACGTCTACCCAGTAAGTCAGAACGCTGCTGCTAGACTGTTAACCAGATCCAGCAGGACAACACACATCATGTCCATTTTAGTCTCTTTACACTGGCTTCCCATCAAGTGTGGGATTCATTTTAAGGTATTCCTCCTGACGTTTAGAGCCTTTTATGGTCAGGCACCTGAGTCCATCTGTGACCTTCTCCATCACTATATCACAAGGAGGCGTCTCAGGTCTTCTGAGCAGGGCCTACTAGCTGCGCTGCATTTtagactgaaaacaaacaatgattGTGTCTGTAAAGTTGTGGCTCCATCAATATTGAACTTTCTTCCATTAGGTATACAGTGTGCAGTCGCCAtagaaacctttaaaaaaacacctcaagacctatatttttttttatggcctTTGTCTCACCCTAAAATATCTAATGCTAGttcatgtgttttattatattttttttattatattgtgcatgtgtgagcaaacaaatactacaaaaataacattattgcACTTTTGGCTCCTTCTCACAGGCGCCACCACCTGTTCTGGAAAGTCAAGGCCTGTTCGATAACCGCCAAGATGTCCACCTTAGGTAGAtctcattttccaaaatgtccactgtgtgtttttatctgcattttacatgtttaccaTCTTTTCCCTTTTAGTTTCGTGGCGGGAGTGGTCCATCCGTGGAAAGTTCCCTCATTTGAACGGTTGTTGTGGCGAGCCTGTCGTGGGTATATCATCGTGGATTTCAGAGAGATGGAGGATCGGCTTGAGCACCAGGAGACGGTGGGGACTGGCATACAGAGGGAGGGGATCATggttgagagacagagagtcaTTTTCACATCTAATGAGTTTCTTATGGGTGTTTTGCTGCGTCTTGGTTTGCAGGGGGAAATGGTGCAGTGGACAGTGTTCCTCATCTCGTATTGGGGAGATCAAATTGGACAGAAAGTGAAGAAGATATGTGACTGGTGTgttaacctgtttttttttaaatttttctttgtaaatttcGACTCTACAATATCTGTTGAACTTGATGAATATGTTTTGAATTCCTGTCCTCACAGCTTCCGTACACAGACATTTGCGTACCCGGAGAGCACTgcggagagagaggagattCTCCAGGGACTTCAAGGCAGAATTGAAGATATCAAATCAGTAAGTGTAGTGAAGGTTGATAAAAGCACAGAGCTCTGTTTGTTGAAAACGGATGCAATCACCAGCAGAATTATTTGCCCTCTCTTTTGTAACAATTGTGTATCacacttgaaaatacttgaaagcacaaaaatcaatcagtcaaactttatttgtaagGCACCTTTTATACAGTTTACTGCAGTTCAAAGTGCTCGACTGACAAGCTGATCATGTGACAGAACAAGTgtagacagttaaaaaaaagggaataaaagggtgacaaaatgcaataaaaaacagataaaaagccAGATTAAAATCTAGataaaatggattaaaaagacaaagacagacaaaaaatggGTGAGGAATaaaagatataataaaaaagtataacaTGTATGCAATAAAGTAAGTGAATAAAATAATGTCTATAAACCATTTTAATCAGGAGTCTGTCAGAATATGTAGgttttaagttatatttaaagaTCTTAACACTTGCAGAAGTCCTCAGATCCTCAGGCAGATGGTTGAAACAGCTAAAGCTGCCTCAAAGGTCTCAGTCCTGCACTCTGGAACAGCTAACAGACTTGTGTCATAGGACCTGAGGGCCGCACTGGTTGATACACTGTAAGCATTTAAGACATGATGTATATGTCAGTGCAAGACAATAAAGCGCTTAAAATAACACAAGCCGTAAAAGTTTAAAGTCAGACAGAAACTGACAGGCAGTGATGCGGGTTTTCTCAATTCTCCTAAAACGCTTTCACTTCCCTCTACTTCAGGTGTTGTCGCAGACAGAGGccttcctgcagcagctgctgatgcGGGCAGTGGCCGTGTTGCCCCAGTGGAAAGTGCGCGTGCAGAAGTGTAAGGCAGTCCAGATGGTGCTGAATCTCTGCAGCCCCTCCGTCACAGACAAATGTCTGATCGCTGAGGCCTGGTGTCCCATCGCCAAGCTGCCTGAACTGCAGAGCGCTCTGAGAGAGGGGGGGGTAAGACCAACACAGAGCTGTAGGTAATAAGAAgacatgaataaatataatttctcaCTCTCTCATCTTTTTCACTCCTTTTCTCCATCCTCAGAGGAAGAGTGGCAGTGGCGTTGACTCTTTCTACAACCGCCTGCCTTCCACCACGCCTCCACCTACCCTGTTTCCCCTCAACTCCTTCACAGCTGGTTTTCAGAACATTGTTGATGCTTACGGTGTGGCCAGCTACCGTGAAGTCAATCCAGGTACGTCACATCTAAAAAAGTTTCCTCAGTCATGCCttgaaagaaaaattacatgtcAGATGTTGCCagatgtgtattttttctataGGTTTACTCAGATCTTTTCTGTCCTTGCCTCTGCAGCGGTGTACACCATAATTACATTCCCCTTCCTGTTTGCTGTAATGTTTGGGGATGTGGGTCACGGTATTCTGATGACTATGGCTGCCCTCTGGATGGTCCTTGAGGAGAAGGACCCCAAACTCAAGAACAGCACCAATGAGGTAATTCACAGGACATTCACTCACAgtgccatacacacacacacacttgcgtGACCAATTCAAATCCTTTAGCTAATCTCTACTTACTTAGTTTCTGAAAGTCAACAAATTCAAATAGCAAAATTACAACTCAAAGAGCAATTTTTCCCCTTAACCCTTAGTGTTATTCATCAGTCCAGATCATTTTGGTTTGAGATgtcaagtgttggagatatccgCCATAaagccttctcttgaatataatggaactagatggcactcagcttgtggtgctaaaagtgccaaaaaatatgttttaaaatcccaacagtaatgtttatgtttttatcaccAATTACTAGTTTGTCAACATGCAGCCAGTTTTACATACTTTGTACACCACtaggtttttcttttgtgtaaaaACTAACAATGTGTTGAATAAATAGTGATGTAAAAAGTAttatatttccctctgaagtgtagtggagcagaaatataaagtaaaataaaatgcaaatatgcaaGTAAAGtccaagtacctcaaaatttcACCTAAGTGTggtgcttgagtaaatgtacttagttaaaTTGCAGCACTCTATTTAAGTAATGCTAATAAGGCCACAAACGTTTTTACTGTGTCAATATATTTTtgagtaaaaaaacatgtaaaattgtaaaacaaaaactcgTTTTGAACCGTGCACATTAAATACTGAGATAACTTGTCATCTGTCCTGCCATGTTTTAGATCTGGAGGATGATGTTTGGAGGAAGGTATCTGATTTTGCTGATGGGGCTGTTCTCGATCTATACGGGGGCCATTTACAACGAGTGCTTCAGCAGAGGCCTCAGTCCCTTCAACTCAGGGTGGCACGTTGGCCCGATGTTCGAGAACAATATTTGGAAGTGAGGATATTCCCTACCTCTTTGTTTTCTCCAATGTCTATGCAATTTTTTCCATGTCCATCTTACCCACTTTTGCTGTCTTTCTTTCAGTTCATCAGTCCTGGCAGGGAGTCAGTACTTGACCATGGATCCTAATGTGACCGGTGTCTTCACCAGCCCCTATCCATTTGGCATTGACCCGGTATGGCGGTCACACTCATCAGCGCAACTCCATTTTCTTTAatgctgtcatgttgtttttaactaCATCATTCATTCtggttttgtgctgtttttaggtCTGGGGACTTGCTTACAACAAACTAACTTTCCTTAATTCATATAAGATGAAGATGTCAGTCATCATCGGTGTCATTCATATGACTTTCGGAGTCTGCTTATCATTCTTCAACTACTGGTAATAAAGcgtgttttacttttttggtgcgtttcttttcacatttattCTTACTGCCCTCACACATCCTTGTTTCCCTGCGTTCTCTTGTCCtcgtttgtgtttttctccaggCACTTTGGCCAGATAAGCAGCGTGTTCCTTGTGCTGATCCCTGAGCTGTTCTTCATGCTGGGTCTTTTTGGCTACCTGATATTTATGGTGATCTTCAAGTGGATCGTCTACACTCCCTTCGATTCCAATATCGCACCCAGTATACTTATCCACTTCATAGACATGTTCCTCTTCTCAGACAACCCTGACAACCCAAAGCTCTATcatggacaggtgtgtgtggtttgttcaCTTCACTAAAAAGAGCATATCTGTGTtttaagtcatgtttttaagtacactgcagctcaaaaacaaaaatatattttgaggcacaaaatgccaaaaaatacttttgaaaaaactcaacagcaatttctctttccaaaaatcatagcTCAGGATACACCAGTGACCTTGCTGTAAGCGTTTTGATGTAGTACTGTCTTACCATATCAcggcacagaaggaagtgtgcatctattgctagctcacctagcaccactgagcgaGCTAACGTTGTCACAAGCATGAGCCTCTCCATcgtgagtagatgcacacttccttctgtgccgTGATACGCTTGGTGGATGTGGTTAGgtcgaaaaaaaaatagttccaacattttattttactttgttagTGAAGTATGAAAATCATGTTAAAGACACCTGAAACCTGCTTGAGACATGGAGCCCATCACAACAAACACCAAGTCTGCATTATCTCATGTCAAGGTTATGTAATTGTTCCAGGGTTCTGGAGGTGAAatgctgttcattttttattttgtaaacttCCAAAATCGATAAGTAAACGT
Proteins encoded in this window:
- the tcirg1b gene encoding T cell immune regulator 1, ATPase H+ transporting V0 subunit a3b codes for the protein MGSMFRSEEVCLVQLFLQSGSAYNCVSELGELGLVEFRDLNPNVNAFQRKFVGEVRRCEELEKTFTFLEQEIKRSLSPPLQCPLPPPCPTPSAPQPRELITIEEECERLARELKEVSRNRDSLRAQLTQLCQYRGVLTRTHSLTASQAPPPVLESQGLFDNRQDVHLSFVAGVVHPWKVPSFERLLWRACRGYIIVDFREMEDRLEHQETGEMVQWTVFLISYWGDQIGQKVKKICDCFRTQTFAYPESTAEREEILQGLQGRIEDIKSVLSQTEAFLQQLLMRAVAVLPQWKVRVQKCKAVQMVLNLCSPSVTDKCLIAEAWCPIAKLPELQSALREGGRKSGSGVDSFYNRLPSTTPPPTLFPLNSFTAGFQNIVDAYGVASYREVNPAVYTIITFPFLFAVMFGDVGHGILMTMAALWMVLEEKDPKLKNSTNEIWRMMFGGRYLILLMGLFSIYTGAIYNECFSRGLSPFNSGWHVGPMFENNIWNSSVLAGSQYLTMDPNVTGVFTSPYPFGIDPVWGLAYNKLTFLNSYKMKMSVIIGVIHMTFGVCLSFFNYWHFGQISSVFLVLIPELFFMLGLFGYLIFMVIFKWIVYTPFDSNIAPSILIHFIDMFLFSDNPDNPKLYHGQIVVQKVLVVLALCSVPILLLGKPVYEYITFNNRRHQLEEDRRLLVADDGSINTRQGEVEGGAAEEEEFDAADVFMHQAIHTIEYCLGCISNTASYLRLWALSLAHAQLSEVLWVMVMRIALRWEGYVGSVVLFVIFAFFAMLTVSILLVMEGLSAFLHALRLHWVEFQNKFYSGSGYKLSPFSFSSLINASAAM